In Halobaculum magnesiiphilum, the following proteins share a genomic window:
- a CDS encoding MBL fold metallo-hydrolase — translation MEIRFLGGAREVGRSSVLVDDALLLDYGTLTGEPPQYPVGRPEPDAVVVSHGHLDHVGQVPALLRGDRRPPIHWTPPTGELARVLARDTLKLRGYDCTFTESHVQRLGEVEERHGYDEPFTVRAGDTEYEVTFSDAGHIPGSAHVLVDDGDTRLLYTADFHTDDTRLLSGSTARPDADAVICESTYSDVTHEDRARVEERFVETVRTTRYEGGTALIPAFAIGRTQEVLTVLEDTEIRPYLDGMGQRVTDIVRRYPEYVRDPEALRRAKSGARYVTGKDGQRERIAADNEAIVTTSGMLSGGPVMRYLPMLRSDPTNRVCLTGYQVEGTNGRMLLDHGRCDLDGGVVPVAARVELFDFSAHADRDGLRSFLDDYRGATVLVNHGDRCPAFAEELRADGYDASAPELGETVQL, via the coding sequence ATGGAGATACGGTTCCTCGGCGGCGCCCGCGAGGTGGGCCGCTCGTCGGTCCTCGTCGACGACGCGCTCCTGCTCGATTACGGGACGCTGACCGGGGAACCGCCGCAGTACCCCGTCGGCCGACCCGAGCCGGACGCCGTCGTCGTCAGTCACGGCCACCTCGACCACGTCGGGCAGGTGCCGGCCCTGTTGCGGGGCGACCGCCGGCCGCCGATCCACTGGACGCCGCCGACCGGCGAGCTGGCGCGGGTGCTCGCGCGCGACACGCTCAAGCTGCGGGGGTACGACTGCACCTTCACCGAGAGCCACGTACAGCGACTCGGCGAGGTCGAGGAGCGCCACGGGTACGACGAGCCCTTCACGGTCCGCGCGGGCGACACGGAGTACGAGGTCACCTTCTCCGACGCGGGCCACATTCCGGGGAGCGCACACGTGCTCGTCGACGACGGCGACACGCGCCTGCTGTACACGGCGGACTTCCACACCGACGACACCCGCCTGCTGTCCGGGTCGACGGCGCGGCCCGACGCGGACGCGGTGATCTGCGAGAGCACCTACTCGGACGTGACCCACGAGGACCGGGCTCGCGTCGAGGAGCGCTTCGTCGAGACGGTCCGGACCACCCGCTACGAGGGCGGGACCGCGCTGATCCCGGCGTTCGCCATCGGGCGGACTCAGGAGGTGCTGACGGTGCTGGAGGACACCGAGATCAGACCCTACCTCGACGGGATGGGCCAGCGCGTCACCGACATCGTCCGGCGGTACCCCGAGTACGTCCGCGATCCCGAGGCGCTCCGTCGGGCGAAATCCGGCGCCAGATACGTCACCGGGAAGGACGGCCAGCGCGAGCGCATCGCCGCCGACAACGAGGCGATCGTCACCACCTCCGGGATGCTCTCGGGCGGCCCCGTGATGCGCTACCTCCCGATGTTGCGCTCGGACCCCACGAACCGCGTCTGTCTCACCGGCTACCAGGTCGAGGGCACGAACGGGCGGATGCTGCTCGACCACGGCCGCTGCGACCTCGACGGCGGCGTCGTCCCCGTCGCCGCCCGCGTCGAGCTGTTCGACTTCTCCGCGCACGCCGATCGCGACGGGCTCCGCTCGTTCCTCGACGACTACCGCGGCGCGACGGTGCTCGTCAACCACGGCGATCGGTGCCCGGCGTTCGCCGAGGAACTCCGGGCCGACGGCTACGACGCGAGCGCGCCGGAACTCGGCGAGACGGTCCAGCTCTGA